Proteins encoded by one window of Candidatus Mesenet endosymbiont of Phosphuga atrata:
- a CDS encoding 2,3,4,5-tetrahydropyridine-2,6-dicarboxylate N-succinyltransferase, protein MDQIKLVIENAWENKNHISNNAELKEAIRETLSLLDAGKIRVAARDKSGLWKVNDWTKKAILLHFRTVDSSLINFGNSAAKNEKTWWFDKVSSKFDNWDQEKFLKSKIRSAPNSFVRYSAYVGENVVLMPSFVNVGAYIDFGTMIDSGVTIGSCAQIGKNCHISSNVVIGGVLEPLQATPVIIEDNCFIGAMSGVTEGVIVREGSVLAMGICIGASTKIIDRKTGKIHYGEIPPYSVVVPGSISSENNVSLYCAVIVKKVDEKTRSKTSINELLREIIEA, encoded by the coding sequence ATGGATCAAATAAAATTAGTCATAGAAAATGCATGGGAAAATAAAAACCATATATCAAATAATGCAGAACTTAAAGAAGCTATCCGAGAAACACTGAGTTTATTAGATGCAGGTAAAATTAGAGTAGCGGCAAGAGATAAGTCTGGATTATGGAAAGTAAATGACTGGACTAAGAAAGCCATACTACTTCATTTTCGTACTGTAGATTCATCACTCATAAATTTTGGTAATTCAGCAGCGAAGAACGAGAAAACATGGTGGTTTGATAAGGTTAGCAGTAAATTTGATAACTGGGATCAAGAGAAATTTTTAAAGTCTAAAATTAGATCCGCACCTAACTCTTTTGTTCGTTATTCTGCTTATGTTGGTGAAAACGTTGTGCTGATGCCAAGCTTTGTTAATGTGGGAGCATATATTGACTTTGGCACTATGATAGATAGTGGCGTAACTATTGGCAGTTGCGCACAAATAGGGAAAAATTGCCACATTTCAAGTAATGTAGTTATAGGTGGTGTGCTTGAACCTCTGCAGGCGACTCCTGTTATTATAGAAGACAATTGCTTTATTGGAGCAATGAGCGGAGTAACTGAAGGTGTGATTGTTAGAGAAGGTTCAGTCTTAGCTATGGGCATATGTATTGGAGCATCGACCAAAATAATAGACCGCAAAACCGGTAAGATACATTATGGGGAAATACCTCCATACTCTGTAGTTGTTCCTGGTTCTATTTCTTCTGAAAACAACGTTTCTCTTTACTGTGCTGTAATTGTCAAAAAAGTAGATGAGAAAACGCGCTCTAAAACTTCGATAAACGAACTGCTTAGAGAAATAATAGAAGCGTAG
- a CDS encoding ankyrin repeat domain-containing protein — MSLDKILIDAVTEGNIKVVRELVEKGISANTVDSSQSNKPTILYIAAQRGNIKIMKLLLKYRANINNGDTHGEVSNFTPLHAAIEEEHEKAARFLIENGADVHARDIQGNTPLHEAILSGQDPKTIGLLLERGSDVHARGRQDDTPLHLAALKKSQELVELLLSRGADIDTHARNEWGCIPLHYAFGYWQDSQVVKLLLEHGSDVHAKGICGLTPLYRAISCFEKDPQIIRLLLEYGSDVHAKDDYNNTPLSKFILQDIFELKESLESFFLFLIFGADVSKEPESVREKINNTSKLKECLKAFEKIKAMPHLGKLIEANIKKESAKTIASYINNEAEGQKLIEEFKTIKEKYGSNERLSFILKCLLDFIQHLSKQYLSEHKKDAFKTGALAEFLRLVLQKEGNFDFNKKMAIQDYGLIEGNNDALNLSVACKSINIEARQHAEISLQKREKKISELSHEMQRLLTEIEVEEPPRKRQRIE, encoded by the coding sequence ATGTCACTTGATAAAATACTAATTGATGCAGTAACAGAGGGTAATATAAAGGTAGTACGTGAGCTCGTGGAAAAAGGAATAAGCGCTAATACCGTAGATAGCTCACAGAGCAACAAACCAACAATTTTATATATTGCCGCTCAGAGAGGCAACATAAAAATTATGAAACTACTTCTAAAGTATCGTGCAAATATTAATAATGGCGATACTCATGGAGAAGTATCAAACTTCACACCTTTACATGCAGCTATTGAAGAAGAGCATGAGAAAGCGGCAAGATTTCTTATAGAAAATGGTGCAGATGTTCATGCTAGAGACATCCAAGGCAATACCCCCTTACATGAAGCAATTCTTTCTGGGCAAGATCCAAAAACAATAGGATTACTTTTAGAGCGTGGGTCAGACGTTCATGCTAGAGGTCGGCAGGATGACACCCCCCTACATCTTGCTGCTCTGAAAAAATCACAAGAATTAGTAGAATTACTTCTTAGTAGAGGTGCAGATATAGATACTCATGCTCGAAATGAATGGGGCTGTATCCCCTTACATTACGCGTTTGGTTATTGGCAAGATTCACAAGTAGTAAAATTGCTTTTAGAGCATGGGTCAGACGTTCATGCTAAAGGCATCTGCGGTTTAACCCCCCTATATAGAGCAATTAGTTGTTTTGAGAAAGATCCACAAATAATAAGATTGCTTTTAGAGTATGGGTCAGACGTTCATGCTAAAGATGATTATAATAATACACCTTTAAGCAAATTTATATTGCAAGATATTTTTGAATTAAAAGAATCTCTAGAGAGCTTTTTCCTATTCCTCATTTTCGGTGCTGATGTAAGTAAAGAGCCTGAGTCTGTAAGGGAAAAAATAAACAATACATCCAAACTTAAAGAATGTCTTAAAGCATTTGAAAAAATAAAAGCAATGCCGCACTTAGGTAAATTAATAGAAGCAAATATAAAAAAAGAAAGTGCAAAAACTATTGCTAGTTACATAAACAATGAAGCAGAAGGACAAAAGTTAATTGAAGAGTTCAAAACAATTAAAGAAAAATATGGCTCTAATGAACGATTATCTTTTATACTTAAGTGTTTATTGGATTTTATTCAGCATCTAAGTAAGCAATATTTGTCAGAGCACAAGAAAGATGCATTTAAAACTGGAGCTCTTGCTGAGTTTTTAAGGCTGGTATTACAAAAAGAAGGAAATTTTGACTTTAATAAAAAAATGGCAATACAAGATTATGGCCTTATTGAGGGAAATAATGATGCATTAAATCTGAGCGTAGCATGCAAATCTATCAATATAGAGGCTAGGCAGCATGCAGAGATCAGTTTGCAAAAACGAGAAAAGAAGATCAGCGAACTATCTCATGAAATGCAAAGGTTACTAACTGAAATTGAAGTTGAAGAACCCCCAAGAAAACGTCAACGCATAGAATAG